Within Paenibacillus albicereus, the genomic segment TCTTTCATCATGCTGTTCACGGAATTCACGACCTGGTCCGAGCTGCTCATGAGCACCCTGAGCTCCGCGCCGGGAATTTCTCCGTTCAGCCGCTCGGCTTCCTTCTCCACGTCCCTCCCGACCGCGACCGCATTGGCGCCCGGAGCCTTGGTCACGGTCAGCACGAGCGCGTCCTGGCCGCCGAGCCGGCTGATGCCGCCGGCCTCGCTCTGCGCCTCGACCCGCGCCACCTCGCCGAGCGCCACGCCCGGAGCGACCGGCAGCTGCCGCAGCGTCTCGACGTCGCGCAGCGTCGACGTCACGTTCAGGTTGACGGCGCTGCCGCCGAGCTGGCTCTCGCCGATCGAGGCGGAGCCCGTGCGGCCTTGCAGCACGCCATACAGCGCCTGCAGCGGCACGCCTTTGGCGGCGAGCTTATCCGCGTCCGGGGACACCGTCACGGACGGCTGCGGACGGCCCGACAGCTGGGCGGCGCCGATGCCGTCGATGTCCCGGAACGCTTCGAGAATGTCCTTTTCCGCCTCGGCGCGCTTCGCCTCGGCCATCGTCTCGTCGAACGTCAGCGTCACCCAGCTCACCGGGATCATCGACGTGTTCAGCTGGATCACGTACGGCGGAGCGACCCGCTCCGGCAGCGGCACGGAGGCGATGGCCCGCTCCACATCCGCCCTTGCCTGCTTCATGTCCGTCGACGAGTCGAAGTTCAGATTGAGCTGCGAGTAGCTGTCGCCGGACGTCGCGAACGCAGCGGTCTTGCCCTGGATGCCCGCCGTCGCCTCCTGCAGCGGCTTCGTCACGAGCGCCTCCATCGACGCCGCGTCGTAGCCCGGCCCGATCGCCGTCACCGTCACCTGCGGATTGTCCGCCTCCGGCAGGAACTCCATCGGCAGCTTGAGGTAGCTTGCCGTCCCCATGACCAGCACGAGCACGACGCACAGCCACACCGCCGCCTTGTTTCGAAATGCTCCTTGAATGAATGACCTCATCCCCATCTTCCTCCCCATGGTCGCTTTCTCTTTGTCGGATTAAAGTGCCATAGAGAGTGTACCTTGAACTCGACGCGGGCTGGAAACGGCTGGAGAACGGTCTTCGATCCCATCTGCGGGAGGGCGGCGGAGCCGGTCTGAAGTCCAGGAGCAGGCTCCGACGGAGGATGGAGGGCGGCGGCGAGGGGCGCAGCCAAGGGGGCCAGGCTGAGGGCTGAGCTGGCGCGGGCGGCCTTCTTTTTCCGCATGCAAAAAAGGCCCGGGAGATCGCCCTCCCGGACTAGACCGTCGGCACAGCCTCGTCCGTGTCCCCTTCTCTGCATATGCTGACGAAACTCAGACACGCTATTCGGCGAAAAATCGGACCTTCTCCACGCTAACGAACCGGAGACACGTTATTGCGCCAAAACAGACCCTTATCCCGTCGTGAACAAGCCAATAAGGCGTCTCCGGTTCGTCAGCGCTCAAGAAGAGTTCCCTAGGGGCAAATAAGACACCTCAGGTTCGTTACGTCCTGCCTATTCTGCCGTCGACGAACGACCTGTCGCCCCCACTCCAGAGCACCCGCCGCGAGGCGATACTGGCGACTCGCTGTGACCCGGACCTCTCGCCCATTCTGGCGCCTTCTCCCCCCGCCCCGCACGGCGTCAGTCCTCTCGCCGCACCGCCCGCTCCAGCTCCTCGACGTAGGCGGCTCCCAGCCGGGACAACGCGCGCTGGCGCTGGCTGATCCAGCCGACCTCGATCGTCTCGTCGCATTCCAATGGCACGGGGATGATCTCGTTGCCGTTCAGGTCCTTGCTCAGCACGCCGGTCGAGATCGTATAGCCGTTCAGGCCGATGAGCAGGTTGAACAGCGTCGCGCGGTCGCTGACGCGAATGCTCTTGGGGTGGGACAGCGTGCTGAGGATCTCCTCCGCGAAGTGGAACGAGTTGTACTCGCCCTGGTCGAACGACAGATATGGATACGGCTCCAGATCCTCGACCGTCACCCTCGCCTTGCGCGCGAGCGGGTTGCGGATGCTGATGAACACATGCGGCTCGGCCGTGAACAAGGTGTGGAATTCCAGGCTGGCCGAGGCGAGCAGCTTGTGGATGACCTGGGCGTTGAACTCGTTGCGGTAGAGGATGCCGATCTCGCTGCGCAGCATCCGCACGTCCTCGATGATCTCATGCGTCTTGGTCTCGCGCAGCGCCAGGTCGTACTCCTCCTGTCCGTACTGCTCGACGAGCCGGACGAACGCATTCACGGCGAACGCGTAATGCTGGGTCGAGACGGAAAAATGCTGCGGCGCCCGGCGGGCGCTCCGGTAGCGGCTCTCCAGCAAGTCCGCCTGCTCGACGACCTGGCGCGCATAGGCGAGAAATTCCGTCCCCTCGGTGGACAGCTCGATGCCCTTGTTCGTGCGGCGGAAGATCGTGATCTGGAGCTCCTGCTCAAGCTCCTGCACCGCCTTGGACAGGCTCGGCTGCGAGATGAACAGGCGCCGGGCCGCCTCGTTCATCGACCCTCTCGCCGCGACCTCGATGATGTAGCGCAGCTGCTGCAGCGTCATGATGGCTCGTCCTCCTTGCTCGGTTCGGTTACGGCTAGTATAAAGGGTGGCCGCTCAATTCGTAAACGAGGAGCGCGCTGGGCCACAGACGAAAAAGGCATGACCAAGTCATACTTGGTCATGCCGGAATTCGTTGTCCGCTCTCAAATCCTCATCTCGTCAGGCCGAAACTCGCGAATCTCCGCCCGGATCGCCGGCGGCTCCAGCCGCTCGGCCGCCGCCCGTCCGCACAGCGCCGGGAACTCGCCGTCCCCCGCGTTGCGCAGGGCGAGCAGCTGGGGCAGCGTCAGCCGCGGGTCCAGCTCCCGGCCCGTCAGCCGGAAATGCCGCAGCCGCTCCTCCGCGCGGATGATGCGGTCCTGCGACTTGGTCGCGTACACCCGCATCCGCAGCAGGCCCAGCAGCAGCACAAGCGCGAGTCCGGCCAGCAGCCAGGCCGTCCAGGCGGCGTCCGTGCCCCAGGGCTGCCGGGCCGCATGGACGGAGCAGGCGATCAGCAGCGCGAGCCCGAGCGGCAGGTTCACGAAGTGGTGGAGCGGATCGAAGCGCGGCGGCTGCTTGCGGCGGTCCGCCATCCGCTAGACCTGGCGCGTCCAGTGGCGGTGCTCGGCGACCGCCTGGATGAACGGCTGGCCGAGCCCTTGGCCCGCGAGCAGTCCCGGATCGCCCGCCTTGGCCTTGATGCCGGCGAGCGCGAGCAGCTGCTCCGCGTCTTCGGCACGGCCGAAGCCGATCGCCTTGTAATGCTGGAACGCTTCCTTCAGGAAGTCCGCCAGCTTCGGCACGGCCGCCAGCGCCTGGACGCTCGCCTCCCCTCCGGCGACGAGAACGGCGTCGAACAGCACCGAATCGCTCGTGAGGAAGCTGTGCGCCGCCTCGACGGCCGAATCCGCGTCGCTCTTGACCGCGCCGAGCCGGACGCTGAGGAATTCCGGCTGGATGCCGGCATTCGTCAGGTCACGGACGAGCGCCTCGGTCGCTGCGCCGTCGAAGCCGTCCGCCACGAGCACCGCGACCTTGCGGCCGTTCGGCGTCTTGATCGTGTTCATCATGCTGAGCGCGGGCGAAGCGGCCGCCTCTCGGGCCTTGTCGTCCGCCTTGGCCGGCGGCGTCGCGCCGATGTTGGCGGCGATGCCCGCCGACAGCTCGCCGCTGACGTTGGCGAACATGTCGATGACGGCCTGGCGGATCGCCTTGTCCTTGACGTGGCCGAGCTCAAAGCTGAACGCCGAGACGATATGCTGCTTCTCCACGTCCGACATGCTGTTCCAGAACAGCGCCGCTTGGCTGTAATGATCCTTGAAGCTGTCGCTGCGCTCGCGCGTGACATGGCCTTCGACCTTTTCCTGATAATGCTTGTAGCCGTCCGCGGTCGGGTGCGGAGCCCCGCCGGCGATGCCGTTCTTGTGATACGCGACCGGACCGCGGTTGATCGTCATGCGGTGCATGCCGTCGCGCTGGTTGTTGTGCACCGGGCACATCGGACGGTTGATCGGAATCTCGTTGAAGTTCGGGCCGCCGAGGCGCGAGAGCTGCGTGTCCGTGTAGGAGAACAGCCGTCCCTGCAGCAACGGGTCGTTGGAGAAGTCGATGCCTTTGACCAGATGGCCCGGGTGGAAAGCGATCTGCTCCGTCTCCGCGAAGAAGTTGTCCGTGTTGCGGTTCAGCGTCAGCTTGCCGACCTTGCGCACGGGGATGAGCTCCTCCGGCCAGATTTTCGTCGGGTCGAGGATGTCGAAATCGAACTTGAACTCATCCTCTTCCTCCAGCACCTGCAGGCCGAACTCCCATTCCGGATAGCGGCCGGCCTCGATGGAGTCATGCAGGTCGCGGCGGTTGAAGTCGGGGTCCTTGCCGCCCAGCTTCTGCACCTCGTCCCAAACGAGCGAATGCGTGCCGAGCACCGGCTTCCAATGGAACTTGACGAAGCGCGCCTTTCCCTCCGCGTTGATAAGGCGGAACGTGTGGACGCCGAAGCCCTCCATCATGGCGTAGCTGCGGGGCAGCGAGCGGTCGGACATCGCCCACATGACCATATGGGCGGTCTCCGTGTTCTGGACGACGAAGTCCCAGAACGTGTCGTGAGCCGACTGCGCCTGCGGAATCTCGTTGTGCGGCTCCGGCTTGACCGCATGGATGAAGTCCGGGAACTTCATCGCGTCCTGGATGAAGAAGACCGGCATATTGTTGCCGACGAGGTCGAAGTTGCCCTCCTCCGTGTAGAACTTGACGGCGAAGCCGCGCACGTCGCGCACCGTATCCGCCGAGCCGCGCGAGCCCGCGACGGTGGAGAAGCGCACGAACACCGGCGTCTGCTTGGACGGGTCCTGCAGGAAGCCCGCTTCCGTCAGCTCCGCGAGGGGCTCGTACACCTGGAAATAGCCATGAGCACCCGCTCCGCGCGCATGCACGATGCGCTCCGGGATGCGCTCATGATCGAAATGCGTCATCTTCTCGCGGAAGTGGAAGTCCTCCATCAGCGTCGGACCCCGCACGCCCGCCTTCAGCGAATGCTCGTCCTCGGCGACGTGAAGGCCGGTATTGGTCGTCAGCTTC encodes:
- a CDS encoding catalase; translation: MSNQPKGHRNETDKTEQLKGFTVDNDGQKLTTNTGLHVAEDEHSLKAGVRGPTLMEDFHFREKMTHFDHERIPERIVHARGAGAHGYFQVYEPLAELTEAGFLQDPSKQTPVFVRFSTVAGSRGSADTVRDVRGFAVKFYTEEGNFDLVGNNMPVFFIQDAMKFPDFIHAVKPEPHNEIPQAQSAHDTFWDFVVQNTETAHMVMWAMSDRSLPRSYAMMEGFGVHTFRLINAEGKARFVKFHWKPVLGTHSLVWDEVQKLGGKDPDFNRRDLHDSIEAGRYPEWEFGLQVLEEEDEFKFDFDILDPTKIWPEELIPVRKVGKLTLNRNTDNFFAETEQIAFHPGHLVKGIDFSNDPLLQGRLFSYTDTQLSRLGGPNFNEIPINRPMCPVHNNQRDGMHRMTINRGPVAYHKNGIAGGAPHPTADGYKHYQEKVEGHVTRERSDSFKDHYSQAALFWNSMSDVEKQHIVSAFSFELGHVKDKAIRQAVIDMFANVSGELSAGIAANIGATPPAKADDKAREAAASPALSMMNTIKTPNGRKVAVLVADGFDGAATEALVRDLTNAGIQPEFLSVRLGAVKSDADSAVEAAHSFLTSDSVLFDAVLVAGGEASVQALAAVPKLADFLKEAFQHYKAIGFGRAEDAEQLLALAGIKAKAGDPGLLAGQGLGQPFIQAVAEHRHWTRQV
- a CDS encoding LysR family transcriptional regulator, with protein sequence MTLQQLRYIIEVAARGSMNEAARRLFISQPSLSKAVQELEQELQITIFRRTNKGIELSTEGTEFLAYARQVVEQADLLESRYRSARRAPQHFSVSTQHYAFAVNAFVRLVEQYGQEEYDLALRETKTHEIIEDVRMLRSEIGILYRNEFNAQVIHKLLASASLEFHTLFTAEPHVFISIRNPLARKARVTVEDLEPYPYLSFDQGEYNSFHFAEEILSTLSHPKSIRVSDRATLFNLLIGLNGYTISTGVLSKDLNGNEIIPVPLECDETIEVGWISQRQRALSRLGAAYVEELERAVRRED
- a CDS encoding DUF6526 family protein, whose protein sequence is MADRRKQPPRFDPLHHFVNLPLGLALLIACSVHAARQPWGTDAAWTAWLLAGLALVLLLGLLRMRVYATKSQDRIIRAEERLRHFRLTGRELDPRLTLPQLLALRNAGDGEFPALCGRAAAERLEPPAIRAEIREFRPDEMRI